Proteins from a genomic interval of Lolium perenne isolate Kyuss_39 chromosome 1, Kyuss_2.0, whole genome shotgun sequence:
- the LOC127342944 gene encoding geraniol 8-hydroxylase, which yields MAFFLVCACSFLSILLSFYVFQLLPDIRRRLPPGPRSLPVIGNLLDVANSLPHRSLAHLAQRYGPLMTLRLGTVVMIVASSATTAREILQTHNATLAGRNPPDAWHAMGHAANSVFVLPPRHKWRALRRIGTERLLSPRRLDGDVLRPLLREAILGMLHQVLDLAASGGTVEVGRAAFAAMADLQWRAMFSSGLDEATSGEMHVFAREAVAFSLKPNVSDFFPALAAADLQSVRRVFTRHLARVYQLIDQQIDQRRHDREAAGGGGARKDDLLDAMLDMEEQGKDDVDDSLVNVNRDFIRSFLTDIFLAAIDTISSTVEWAMAELLQDQRIMTTLQQELKMVLGSKTHVEYSDINQLPYLQAVVKETLRVHAVVPLVPNKAEATVEIQGYTIPKGSTVLVNLWAIHHDPEVWTEPDKFLPERFMQHEDINFQGADFRFIPFSAGRRICLGLPLATRMLHAMLGSLLHRFEWTLPLDVKENGVDMSEKLGLTMTMATPLQVIAKPR from the exons ATGGCCTTCTTCCTAGTGTGCGCATGCTCCTTTCTGTCCATCCTCTTGTCTTTCTACGTGTTCCAACTGCTTCCCGACATCCGGCGCCGCCTGCCACCCGGACCAAGGTCGCTTCCGGTCATCGGCAACCTCCTGGATGTTGCAAATAGTCTCCCGCACCGCTCCCTCGCGCACCTCGCCCAACGGTACGGCCCGCTCATGACGCTCCGGCTGGGCACGGTGGTCATGATCGTCGCCTCCTCCGCGACCACCGCCCGCGAGATCCTCCAGACGCACAACGCCACGCTCGCCGGCCGCAACCCGCCGGACGCATGGCACGCCATGGGGCACGCCGCCAACTCCGTGTTCGTCCTCCCGCCGCGCCACAAGTGGCGCGCGCTGCGCAGGATCGGCACGGAGCGGCTCCTCTCGCCCAGGCGGCTCGACGGGGACGTGCTCCGTCCGCTGCTGCGGGAAGCCATCCTCGGAATGCTCCATCAAGTGTTGGACCTCGCGGCGTCCGGCGGGACGGTGGAGGTCGGCCGCGCGGCGTTCGCGGCGATGGCGGACCTGCAGTGGCGCGCCATGTTCTCGTCCGGGCTCGACGAGGCGACGTCCGGCGAGATGCACGTGTTCGCGCGGGAGGCCGTGGCGTTCTCCCTCAAGCCCAACGTCTCCGACTTCTTCCCGGCGCTCGCGGCCGCCGACCTCCAGAGCGTGCGGCGCGTCTTCACGAGGCACCTGGCGAGGGTTTACCAGCTCATCGACCAACAGATTGATCAGCGCAGGCATGACCGGGAAGCTGCAGGAGGCGGCGGTGCGCGTAAGGACGACCTGCTGGACGCGATGCTCGACATGGAGGAGCAAGGGAAGGACGACGTCGACGACAGCTTGGTGAACGTCAACCGGGATTTTATCAGGTCATTTCTCACG GACATATTTCTTGCAGCCATCGACACAATCTCGAGTACAGTTGAGTGGGCAATGGCTGAATTACTACAAGATCAACGAATTATGACAACACTTCAACAAGAACTCAAAATGGTCCTTGGCTCAAAGACACACGTTGAATACTCCGACATCAACCAGCTTCCCTACCTCCAAGCAGTTGTGAAAGAAACACTTCGTGTGCACGCGGTTGTGCCACTGGTACCAAACAAGGCCGAGGCCACGGTGGAGATACAAGGCTACACCATCCCCAAAGGGAGCACTGTTTTGGTGAACTTGTGGGCGATCCATCATGACCCTGAGGTATGGACGGAGCCGGACAAGTTCCTCCCGGAGAGGTTCATGCAGCACGAGGACATCAATTTCCAAGGGGCAGACTTCAGGTTCATCCCGTTCAGCGCCGGGAGGCGCATCTGCCTCGGCTTGCCGCTCGCGACCAGGATGCTTCACGCCATGCTCGGCTCGCTGTTGCATCGTTTTGAATGGACACTGCCACTTGATGTCAAGGAAAATGGTGTGGATATGTCGGAGAAGCTTGggttgacgatgacgatggctacTCCCCTCCAAGTTATAGCCAAGCCAAGATAA